One uncultured Tolumonas sp. DNA segment encodes these proteins:
- a CDS encoding MFS transporter: MTSIQNMNANDKITQQQTISVNAGAAVQRHLKTSLIFLLATGAGLAVASLYYSQPMLGVLGASIGASDRAVGLVPTLTQLGYALGILLLAPLGDRYDRRRIILIKGVVLLMALLAAACAPGIGLLLVASLLIGLSATMAQDIVPAAATLAPEAHRGKVVGTVMTGLLLGILLSRVVSGFVADHFGWRSMFVAAAISIALSLVAIWRGLPNFKPTTQLSYSALLGSLAGLWLQHSALRRAAMAQGLISIGFSAFWSTLAVMLHAAPFHLGSAAAGAFGLAGAAGALAAPIAGRIADRRGPELVTRVGIALVALSFAAMIFLPLLTVPAQLWLLVVSAIGFDLGVQATLIAHQTIVYSIDPGARSRLNAVLFVGMFIGMAIGAAAGSLLLAQWGWRAVTVLAITSTLMALLVRLWPKTLTVSPKAADKLQQLG, from the coding sequence ATGACTTCCATACAGAATATGAATGCGAACGATAAAATTACGCAACAACAAACAATATCCGTCAATGCTGGGGCTGCGGTACAACGTCATCTCAAAACATCGTTGATCTTTTTATTGGCAACCGGCGCCGGGTTGGCGGTGGCCTCGTTGTATTACAGTCAACCCATGCTCGGTGTGCTGGGGGCGAGTATCGGTGCTTCCGATCGGGCCGTTGGTTTGGTACCAACGCTGACACAATTGGGTTACGCATTGGGTATTTTATTATTGGCGCCACTGGGCGATCGTTATGATCGGCGACGGATTATTTTGATTAAAGGTGTTGTGCTGCTGATGGCATTATTGGCGGCGGCCTGTGCGCCGGGTATCGGTCTGTTATTAGTCGCGAGTCTGCTTATCGGGTTGTCAGCCACCATGGCGCAGGATATCGTACCTGCCGCAGCGACACTGGCGCCGGAGGCTCATCGCGGCAAGGTCGTCGGCACGGTAATGACCGGTTTATTGCTGGGTATTTTGTTGTCTCGCGTGGTCAGCGGTTTTGTCGCCGATCATTTTGGCTGGCGGAGCATGTTCGTGGCGGCGGCCATCAGCATTGCTCTGAGCTTGGTGGCGATCTGGCGTGGGTTGCCCAATTTCAAACCGACGACACAATTATCGTATTCTGCCTTATTAGGTTCGCTGGCAGGTCTTTGGTTGCAACATAGTGCACTGCGACGTGCCGCTATGGCGCAGGGTCTGATCTCTATCGGTTTTAGTGCATTCTGGTCGACGCTGGCCGTGATGCTGCATGCAGCCCCTTTTCATTTGGGAAGCGCTGCGGCAGGGGCGTTTGGTTTAGCGGGTGCGGCAGGCGCCTTGGCGGCACCGATTGCTGGGCGCATTGCCGATCGTCGCGGCCCCGAGCTGGTCACCAGGGTTGGCATTGCGCTGGTGGCGTTATCTTTTGCGGCGATGATTTTCTTACCGCTGTTAACGGTGCCGGCTCAGCTTTGGCTGCTGGTGGTTAGCGCAATTGGTTTTGATCTGGGGGTACAAGCCACATTGATTGCCCATCAGACTATTGTGTACAGCATTGACCCTGGTGCGCGCAGCCGGCTGAATGCCGTATTGTTTGTCGGTATGTTTATTGGCATGGCGATCGGGGCCGCAGCGGGCAGTTTGTTGCTGGCGCAATGGGGTTGGCGTGCGGTGACTGTGTTAGCGATCACCTCGACGCTGATGGCATTGCTCGTGCGGTTGTGGCCAAAAACGTTAACAGTTAGCCCAAAAGCAGCGGATAAGTTGCAACAATTGGGCTGA
- a CDS encoding SRPBCC family protein has protein sequence MATNTILLHRVFRSTAEKLYRAFLDADALVKWLPPNGFTAKVQHLDAQVGGSYHMSFTNFTTGDSHAFGGEYIALIPHECIQYTDKFDDPNLPGDMRTTITFKPVFCGTEVYIEQIGVPEVIPVEACYLGWQESLILLAKLVEAEVTNEP, from the coding sequence ATGGCTACTAATACGATCCTGCTTCATCGTGTATTTCGCTCAACAGCAGAAAAACTCTATCGCGCCTTTCTGGATGCAGATGCGTTGGTCAAATGGCTGCCACCGAATGGCTTTACCGCCAAAGTGCAGCATCTGGATGCTCAGGTTGGCGGCAGTTATCACATGTCGTTTACCAACTTTACCACCGGAGATAGCCACGCCTTTGGCGGCGAATATATCGCGCTGATCCCGCATGAATGTATTCAATACACCGACAAGTTTGACGATCCGAATTTACCCGGCGACATGCGAACGACCATTACCTTTAAACCGGTATTTTGCGGCACAGAGGTGTATATCGAACAGATCGGGGTGCCGGAAGTGATCCCGGTTGAAGCCTGTTATCTCGGCTGGCAAGAATCGCTCATTTTGCTGGCCAAGCTGGTCGAAGCCGAGGTGACTAACGAACCCTAA
- a CDS encoding glycosyl hydrolase 53 family protein encodes MSDFVRGADISQLPQLEHEGTRYSLAGKEMDCLEILRQQGINAVRIKVWNDPGNPDFFPANQSDRLAFNSPEQVIKLAQRASALGFRIMIDFHYSDWWADPQKQFMPHAWQGLPLEAVAEQLSLFTLDVLQRLRDAGVTVEWVQIGNEITHGMLWPMAFVPGNWPALAQLLIAGATAVRTFDPNCRIVLHLDAGADHELYRRWFNEAIARKVPFDVIGLSFYPCWHGSLTLLSDNLNALAHCYGKSLIVVETAYPRVLDPNKNQHWLMQHCGSEPFPATEVGQAQYLQALSRSVRSVAGGLGAGVFYWEPAMIPSPMGREQHSVWENVTLFDEHGAALSSLAVFGCS; translated from the coding sequence ATGAGTGATTTTGTGCGTGGTGCGGACATTTCGCAATTGCCACAATTGGAACACGAAGGAACTCGCTATTCTCTGGCTGGCAAAGAGATGGATTGTTTGGAAATCCTGCGCCAGCAGGGTATCAACGCTGTCCGGATCAAAGTATGGAATGATCCGGGAAACCCGGATTTCTTCCCCGCGAATCAGAGCGATCGGCTGGCCTTTAATAGCCCTGAGCAGGTGATCAAGCTTGCGCAACGCGCCTCGGCGCTGGGTTTTCGCATCATGATCGATTTTCATTACAGTGACTGGTGGGCTGATCCGCAAAAGCAGTTTATGCCGCATGCCTGGCAAGGTTTACCACTGGAAGCGGTGGCTGAGCAGTTATCTCTTTTTACCTTAGATGTATTACAGCGGTTGCGGGATGCGGGTGTCACCGTGGAATGGGTACAAATCGGTAATGAAATTACGCATGGTATGTTGTGGCCGATGGCCTTTGTACCGGGTAATTGGCCTGCGTTGGCGCAGTTACTCATTGCGGGTGCTACTGCGGTTAGAACATTTGATCCCAATTGCCGGATCGTACTACATCTTGATGCTGGTGCGGACCATGAGCTTTACCGTCGCTGGTTCAATGAAGCTATTGCCAGAAAGGTGCCGTTTGATGTGATTGGACTCTCTTTTTATCCCTGCTGGCACGGTAGCCTGACGTTGCTGAGTGATAACTTAAATGCGCTGGCGCACTGCTATGGTAAATCGCTGATCGTGGTAGAAACGGCATATCCGCGCGTTCTTGATCCTAATAAGAATCAGCATTGGCTGATGCAGCACTGTGGGTCGGAACCATTTCCTGCTACTGAAGTTGGACAAGCACAATATCTGCAGGCACTGAGCCGCAGCGTTCGATCGGTGGCTGGCGGGCTTGGTGCAGGGGTGTTTTATTGGGAACCGGCTATGATCCCATCGCCAATGGGCAGAGAGCAGCATTCGGTCTGGGAAAACGTGACCCTGTTTGATGAACATGGTGCTGCGTTATCGTCACTGGCGGTATTCGGATGTAGTTGA
- a CDS encoding PAS domain S-box protein, whose amino-acid sequence MRHSIFHDPVELHDRITALTHAVAAQLGQVAELLPLLTELSEYLQLQTKNSYRLFFEQAKTPILLIDPTSGHIENANLAAEKFYGYPRAQLLQLAISDINCLTQEQIKQEMAHALAERRSFFLFPHRLASGEIRQVEVHSGPIVIDDQHFLYSTIYDITERIQAEEELRAKRQRLENIITGTRAGTWEWNIPAGTAVLNNRWAEMIGYTLAEIAPFDMYVWRRFVHPDDVAKADMLLAQHFAGELDYYECELRMRHKQEHWIWVLSRGQVLERDTQGHPLLMAGTHQDITTSKLAELQLRESEARYRALHDSLPVGCILQDTQHQIIAVNEEACAIFGVNKSQLLGKKLSSLTWQRCDENGKPLPLSEHPSQQCIRSGKAIRNFIMGIQFEHRIAWLSVNSQPLFRLDEPQPYAVISSFSDITEQKRNEEKLSLAASVFIEAKEAILITETDGSIVQVNKAFTDITGYSETEVLGKNPRILQSGYHDQQFYKSFWQQLLQEGHWSGEIWNRRKNGEIFAELQTISAVKNENNETHHYVCLASDISHQKQHEKQLEQQAYYDLLTGLPNRKLLTDKLVLAMQQCQQTDNLLAVAYIDLDGFKQINDTYGHAVGDQLLMAVAGQMKKTLRETDTVARIGGDEFVALLNVSKELSHSLHLVKRLLHVISKTILIDDLQLKVSASIGLTLYPQSENISAEHLLAQADQAMYQAKQAGKNRYHSYDSSLDVSPETDCSTLSRY is encoded by the coding sequence ATGCGTCATTCCATTTTTCATGACCCCGTCGAACTGCATGACCGGATCACGGCACTCACACACGCAGTAGCGGCCCAACTCGGGCAGGTAGCCGAGTTATTACCACTCTTAACCGAGCTCAGCGAATATCTACAGCTGCAGACCAAAAACAGTTATCGGCTGTTTTTCGAGCAAGCCAAAACGCCGATCCTGCTGATTGACCCCACGAGTGGGCACATTGAAAATGCCAATCTGGCGGCAGAAAAATTCTATGGCTATCCTCGCGCGCAACTATTACAACTGGCGATCAGTGATATTAACTGCTTGACCCAAGAGCAGATCAAACAGGAAATGGCCCACGCGTTGGCAGAACGCCGCTCCTTCTTTTTGTTTCCACATCGGTTAGCGTCAGGGGAAATTCGTCAGGTAGAGGTACATTCCGGCCCGATCGTCATTGATGACCAACATTTTCTCTATTCGACGATTTATGACATTACTGAACGCATTCAGGCGGAAGAGGAACTTCGCGCTAAACGTCAACGCTTAGAAAATATCATTACCGGCACCCGTGCTGGCACCTGGGAGTGGAACATTCCGGCTGGCACCGCCGTCCTGAATAACCGCTGGGCAGAAATGATAGGCTACACACTGGCTGAGATCGCCCCATTCGATATGTATGTCTGGCGGCGTTTTGTTCACCCCGATGATGTAGCAAAAGCCGACATGTTATTGGCACAACATTTTGCCGGTGAGCTTGATTATTACGAATGTGAATTACGCATGCGGCATAAACAAGAACACTGGATCTGGGTATTAAGCCGCGGCCAAGTGCTGGAACGAGATACTCAAGGGCACCCTTTATTAATGGCGGGGACACATCAGGACATCACCACCAGCAAACTGGCCGAACTACAATTGCGGGAAAGCGAAGCCCGTTACCGCGCATTACATGACAGTCTGCCGGTCGGTTGTATTTTGCAAGATACCCAACACCAAATCATTGCCGTCAATGAAGAGGCGTGCGCCATTTTTGGCGTCAATAAATCACAGTTATTAGGTAAAAAACTCTCTTCGCTCACTTGGCAACGTTGCGACGAAAACGGAAAACCATTACCACTGAGTGAACACCCCAGCCAGCAATGCATTCGTTCTGGCAAAGCGATCCGTAATTTCATCATGGGTATTCAATTTGAGCACCGCATTGCCTGGCTCAGTGTGAATAGCCAACCACTATTCCGGCTGGATGAACCCCAACCTTATGCGGTGATCAGCAGTTTCAGCGACATTACAGAACAAAAGCGAAACGAAGAGAAATTATCGCTCGCGGCCAGTGTCTTTATTGAAGCCAAAGAGGCTATTTTGATCACCGAAACCGATGGCAGTATTGTGCAGGTCAACAAAGCTTTTACCGATATTACCGGTTATAGCGAAACCGAGGTTTTAGGTAAAAATCCACGTATTCTGCAATCGGGTTATCACGACCAACAATTCTATAAGAGCTTCTGGCAACAGCTACTGCAGGAAGGACATTGGAGTGGCGAGATCTGGAACCGGCGCAAAAATGGCGAGATATTTGCGGAGCTGCAAACCATCAGTGCTGTCAAAAATGAGAATAATGAGACTCATCACTACGTCTGTCTGGCGTCAGATATTTCCCATCAAAAACAACATGAAAAACAGCTGGAACAACAGGCCTATTATGATTTGCTGACAGGCTTACCTAACCGCAAATTACTGACCGATAAATTAGTGCTGGCCATGCAACAATGCCAGCAAACCGATAATCTACTGGCCGTCGCGTATATCGACCTCGATGGTTTTAAACAAATCAATGACACCTACGGACATGCCGTGGGAGATCAGTTGTTGATGGCGGTCGCCGGACAGATGAAAAAAACCTTACGGGAAACCGATACGGTGGCCCGTATCGGTGGTGATGAATTTGTCGCGTTACTCAATGTCAGTAAGGAGCTCAGTCACTCACTGCATTTAGTAAAACGACTATTGCATGTCATTTCAAAAACTATTCTGATCGATGATCTGCAGCTTAAAGTCAGCGCCAGCATTGGCCTCACCCTTTATCCACAATCGGAAAATATCTCGGCTGAACACCTGTTAGCACAAGCCGATCAGGCGATGTATCAAGCCAAACAGGCAGGTAAAAATCGTTACCATAGTTATGACTCTTCGCTTGATGTATCACCCGAAACGGACTGTAGCACGCTAAGCCGTTATTAG
- a CDS encoding malonic semialdehyde reductase has product MNQSLDMQALEQAFFNARTFNKFTSQAVPDALIAQLYDLMKWGPTSMNCQPGHYVFIKSQQAKQRLKSALMPGNQDKTMAAPATVIVAFDTQFYKHLPLQFPANPNAQAMFEANPELSKTTALRNGTLQGGYLILAARMLGLDCGPMSGFNNQAVDAEFFPDGRYKSNFLINIGYGDASGNYPRGPRLAFADAVDII; this is encoded by the coding sequence ATGAACCAATCATTAGATATGCAGGCTTTGGAACAGGCATTTTTTAACGCCCGCACCTTCAATAAATTCACGTCACAAGCAGTGCCTGATGCACTGATCGCACAACTGTATGACTTGATGAAATGGGGGCCAACCTCGATGAACTGCCAACCGGGTCATTATGTGTTTATTAAGAGTCAGCAAGCGAAACAACGACTTAAGAGTGCGCTGATGCCGGGAAATCAGGATAAAACCATGGCGGCACCCGCGACGGTGATTGTTGCCTTCGACACGCAATTTTATAAACACCTGCCGCTGCAATTTCCGGCTAATCCGAACGCGCAAGCGATGTTCGAAGCCAACCCGGAACTGAGTAAGACTACGGCGCTGAGAAACGGCACCTTACAAGGTGGCTATCTCATTCTGGCGGCTCGCATGTTGGGTCTGGATTGTGGCCCAATGAGTGGATTTAATAATCAGGCAGTGGATGCCGAGTTTTTCCCCGATGGCCGCTACAAATCGAATTTTCTGATCAATATCGGCTATGGTGACGCCTCAGGAAATTATCCGCGAGGGCCAAGGCTCGCGTTTGCTGATGCGGTGGACATTATTTAA
- the lamB gene encoding maltoporin LamB has protein sequence MNAKWIPLSAAIALALGSAAASAATTDFHGYLRGGVGSSTNEGGTKSGSEFNKTKLGRLGNEFDTYGEVELGQEVFNKDGKSFYVDSMLAMDSAGTGNNENTKDNTANFGLKQLNVQAKGLIAAAPEAVLWAGKRFYQRHDLHIIDTKYWNVSGYGAGVEKIKAGQGDLSTAWIRDDANGLNINYADVRYAGLSPWAGSWIELGVDYAMPNKSDAQDNPDYVNPSGDFVNYQHGTDKGVMLTAELSQQMFGFWPKTVFQYATKGLAQNMVSQGGGWYDAWSDNEEAKGFRIINTAEAPITDNLQLAYVLTYGKTTNIDGFGQDQSLVSAVVRPIYQWDDYNKTMLELGYFRLNKDASWNPADEGGKKATISQAWSAGRGLLARPEIRVYTTYIKNDKGETFNNSTSDHDVRFGVQAEAWW, from the coding sequence ATGAACGCTAAATGGATTCCATTGTCTGCTGCGATAGCATTGGCATTAGGTTCTGCAGCCGCATCAGCCGCGACTACCGATTTTCATGGTTATCTACGTGGTGGTGTAGGTTCATCAACCAATGAAGGTGGCACTAAAAGTGGTAGTGAATTTAATAAAACCAAGTTAGGCCGTTTGGGTAATGAGTTTGATACCTACGGTGAAGTAGAGCTCGGTCAGGAAGTTTTTAATAAAGATGGCAAATCTTTTTATGTAGACTCCATGCTGGCCATGGATTCTGCCGGTACTGGCAATAATGAAAACACGAAAGACAACACCGCCAATTTCGGGTTGAAACAACTGAATGTGCAAGCGAAAGGGTTGATTGCAGCTGCTCCAGAAGCTGTTCTTTGGGCTGGTAAGCGTTTCTATCAGCGCCATGATTTGCACATCATTGACACCAAATACTGGAACGTTTCTGGTTATGGTGCAGGTGTGGAAAAGATCAAAGCCGGTCAGGGGGATTTATCTACCGCGTGGATCCGCGATGACGCGAACGGGCTGAATATCAATTATGCCGATGTTCGTTACGCTGGTTTATCACCTTGGGCAGGTTCCTGGATTGAGCTGGGTGTTGATTATGCAATGCCAAATAAATCGGATGCACAAGATAATCCTGATTATGTAAATCCAAGTGGAGATTTTGTTAATTATCAACATGGTACCGATAAAGGTGTCATGTTGACTGCTGAGTTGAGCCAGCAAATGTTTGGTTTCTGGCCAAAAACTGTATTCCAGTATGCTACCAAAGGTTTGGCGCAAAATATGGTCTCTCAAGGCGGTGGTTGGTACGATGCATGGAGCGATAATGAAGAGGCTAAAGGCTTCCGCATTATTAATACAGCAGAAGCACCTATCACTGATAATTTACAGCTGGCGTATGTGCTGACGTATGGTAAAACAACCAATATCGATGGTTTTGGTCAGGATCAAAGTCTGGTTTCTGCTGTTGTTCGTCCAATTTATCAATGGGATGACTACAACAAAACCATGTTGGAACTAGGCTATTTCAGACTGAATAAAGACGCGAGCTGGAATCCAGCTGATGAAGGCGGCAAGAAAGCGACCATTTCGCAAGCTTGGTCTGCGGGTCGCGGTTTGCTGGCGCGTCCTGAAATTCGCGTTTATACCACTTACATTAAAAATGATAAAGGTGAGACATTTAATAACTCTACCTCAGATCATGATGTTCGTTTTGGTGTGCAAGCAGAAGCTTGGTGGTAA
- a CDS encoding LysR family transcriptional regulator, with amino-acid sequence MNKPAESTATSHPANTVPHGLTDRLELLNTFVRIVEAGSLSAAAAQMHTTQPTISRRLKTFEQSLGVRLLQRSTHMMRLTEDGERCFARAKELLATWASFESELRGDNEEPEGLLRVLAPHAFGQEVLVAPLADFLRQHKKISVEWLLHDDRAIADFIAAGIDCAIQVGEVRDPAMVAIKLAEVPRIVAASPALLAGAELPTHAYELTNLPWLALQTYYRNDITLTHTKTGETQRIPIQPRMSTDSLYALRSTAVTGLGVCVGSAWLLSEEIARGRLVHLLPEWQAAPLPVYIVYPYARFYPAKLRRFVELMRASMPSIINTLTSVMHQSA; translated from the coding sequence ATGAACAAACCGGCAGAGAGTACCGCAACTTCACATCCAGCCAACACCGTCCCCCATGGTTTAACCGACCGCCTTGAGCTACTGAACACGTTTGTGCGCATTGTCGAAGCGGGCAGCTTGTCTGCCGCCGCAGCCCAGATGCACACCACTCAACCCACCATCAGCCGCCGCTTAAAAACCTTTGAGCAATCACTGGGAGTGCGATTGTTGCAACGTTCCACCCATATGATGCGGCTGACTGAAGACGGCGAACGCTGTTTTGCCCGGGCAAAAGAGTTACTGGCAACCTGGGCATCTTTCGAATCTGAATTACGAGGCGATAATGAGGAACCGGAAGGCCTGTTGCGCGTGCTCGCGCCGCATGCGTTTGGGCAGGAAGTGTTAGTTGCGCCACTGGCTGATTTTCTGCGGCAGCATAAAAAAATCAGCGTCGAGTGGCTGTTGCACGATGATCGGGCGATAGCCGACTTTATTGCTGCCGGGATCGACTGTGCTATTCAGGTGGGCGAAGTGCGTGATCCGGCGATGGTAGCGATCAAACTCGCCGAAGTACCGCGCATCGTGGCCGCATCGCCAGCCTTACTCGCCGGCGCCGAGCTACCGACACATGCCTACGAGTTAACCAACTTGCCGTGGTTAGCCTTGCAAACTTACTACCGTAATGACATTACGCTGACCCATACAAAAACCGGTGAGACTCAGCGCATTCCGATCCAGCCACGCATGAGCACCGACAGCTTGTATGCCTTACGCAGTACCGCTGTCACCGGGTTAGGCGTATGTGTTGGCTCAGCCTGGTTATTATCAGAAGAGATAGCGCGCGGGCGTTTGGTGCATCTGCTGCCAGAATGGCAAGCAGCCCCATTGCCAGTGTATATCGTCTATCCGTACGCCCGTTTTTATCCGGCCAAATTACGTCGTTTTGTTGAGCTGATGCGGGCAAGCATGCCGTCAATCATCAATACACTGACATCAGTAATGCACCAATCAGCTTGA
- a CDS encoding MalM family protein: MKLVSSIALVVCISLGGCSSFGSAISGPTTLKPISDTHEANAALKLAVSCCKRFSEIKYKDFSEIKDNDEVINASNNAYIFPEGKSYFSAYKLPLNRGDFRITLSSVFTKTVFVPKVILLDGEFNITRIIDSSTFNFEPANLLNENQFSGVFTIDRSHSENIHNETYMIIYTPENNLAASTTIDSDEMRYARARSLVAPRNAKVDIPHSAWGNINLKVNYLSDLNSKNNIYIPPSTEKNTSLNKAVTSDVASGVTGARPAMLKETENYYNEQIKLAIKKNDIKKAVALYKEAKRLGSPTAETVLIKGLE, encoded by the coding sequence ATGAAGTTAGTTTCTTCGATCGCACTCGTTGTCTGCATTTCGTTAGGTGGTTGCTCTTCATTTGGTTCCGCGATCTCTGGCCCAACCACACTTAAACCGATTTCTGATACCCATGAAGCGAATGCAGCACTTAAATTAGCAGTCTCATGCTGTAAGCGATTTTCAGAAATTAAATATAAAGATTTTTCTGAGATTAAAGATAACGATGAGGTTATCAATGCAAGTAATAATGCATATATTTTCCCTGAGGGAAAAAGTTATTTTTCTGCCTATAAACTGCCACTTAATCGGGGTGATTTTCGTATAACACTCTCTTCTGTGTTTACTAAGACTGTTTTTGTACCTAAAGTCATATTGTTGGACGGTGAGTTTAATATTACGCGGATTATAGACTCATCTACATTTAATTTTGAACCGGCAAACTTACTCAATGAAAACCAATTCTCCGGTGTATTCACAATAGATCGTTCTCATTCTGAAAATATTCACAATGAGACATATATGATTATTTATACACCTGAAAACAATTTGGCTGCCTCGACAACAATTGATAGTGACGAAATGCGTTATGCACGCGCGCGTTCGTTAGTGGCACCACGTAATGCAAAAGTAGATATTCCACATTCAGCATGGGGCAATATCAATTTAAAGGTAAATTATTTATCTGATTTGAACTCTAAAAATAATATTTACATTCCACCATCCACTGAAAAAAATACGTCGTTGAATAAAGCAGTTACATCTGATGTTGCTAGTGGTGTCACTGGCGCTAGACCTGCTATGCTCAAAGAAACCGAAAACTATTACAACGAGCAGATCAAATTGGCTATCAAGAAAAATGATATTAAAAAGGCCGTTGCTTTATATAAAGAAGCGAAACGATTAGGTTCGCCAACTGCAGAAACGGTATTAATTAAAGGGTTGGAATAA
- a CDS encoding TMEM175 family protein, whose amino-acid sequence MGKSRLEAFFDGVVAIIITIMVLEMKVPHGDSLDALVPLLPVVLSYVLSFIYLGIYWNNHHHMLHTCKQVTGAMLWANLHLLFWLSLIPFTTGWMGENHFARVPAALYGLVLLMASIAYRILQQQIIASQGEHSILQKAIGKDWKGRLSPVLYATGMLSACLSQWLAVAVYIGVALVWLVPDRRIERMSRLE is encoded by the coding sequence ATGGGGAAAAGCCGGTTAGAAGCCTTTTTTGATGGTGTGGTGGCCATCATCATCACCATTATGGTGCTGGAAATGAAAGTGCCACACGGTGATAGCCTGGATGCATTAGTGCCGCTGCTGCCGGTGGTTTTAAGTTATGTGCTGAGTTTTATCTATCTGGGGATCTACTGGAATAACCACCATCATATGTTGCACACCTGTAAGCAGGTAACCGGGGCGATGTTGTGGGCTAATCTGCATCTGCTGTTTTGGTTATCCCTGATCCCGTTTACGACCGGCTGGATGGGGGAGAATCATTTTGCCCGTGTTCCGGCGGCGCTGTATGGTTTGGTGCTGCTGATGGCATCGATCGCATACCGGATATTGCAACAGCAAATTATCGCCTCGCAAGGTGAACACTCCATTTTGCAAAAAGCGATAGGTAAAGATTGGAAAGGACGATTATCCCCCGTGTTATATGCCACAGGTATGTTGTCAGCCTGCCTGTCACAGTGGTTGGCGGTGGCGGTTTATATTGGGGTTGCGCTGGTGTGGCTGGTGCCGGATCGGCGGATTGAACGAATGTCCCGCCTAGAATAG
- a CDS encoding arabinogalactan endo-1,4-beta-galactosidase, whose amino-acid sequence MSWITNFLSVFLGLLFVSSAYSADNQLSSLVIGADVSHLPQLEAAGAHFYEQNKPDDLLVILKRNGVNTIRIKVWNEPGQYAKFPADQSDPVGYNNPDHAVALAKRAAQLGFRIMIDFHYSDWWADPGKQHMPIAWQGKNAAQVSKALYQFTLRVMLKLKAEGVTPEWVQVGNEISNGMLWPLGRTSEWDNLALFLKSGSQAVKTVFPDSKVVLHLDAGGDNERCRRWFTEAVRHDVPFDVIGLSYYPIWHGAMQALADNMADLSQRFERPVMVVETAYPWTKDEGDAQLNIYKQTGPEPWPMTPEGQTAFLSKLLQTVKQVPQHKGLGFIYWEPDFIPVAGAGWKKGAGDEWDNVTLFDFHGNALPALHALKQEAAHE is encoded by the coding sequence ATGTCATGGATAACCAATTTTTTATCTGTGTTTTTGGGCTTGTTATTTGTTTCCTCTGCTTATTCGGCTGATAACCAATTATCGTCATTGGTTATTGGTGCTGATGTCTCACATTTACCTCAGTTAGAGGCAGCTGGTGCTCATTTTTATGAGCAAAATAAACCGGATGATCTGCTGGTAATTTTAAAGCGCAATGGCGTCAATACCATTCGTATCAAGGTATGGAATGAGCCGGGGCAGTATGCGAAATTTCCGGCCGATCAGAGCGATCCGGTTGGATACAACAATCCGGACCATGCCGTGGCATTAGCCAAAAGAGCCGCCCAGTTGGGTTTTCGGATCATGATTGATTTTCACTACAGTGATTGGTGGGCCGATCCAGGCAAACAGCATATGCCAATCGCATGGCAAGGTAAAAATGCTGCGCAAGTCAGTAAAGCATTATATCAATTCACCTTACGGGTCATGCTAAAGCTTAAGGCTGAAGGGGTGACCCCTGAATGGGTGCAGGTTGGCAATGAAATTTCCAACGGTATGCTTTGGCCTTTAGGGCGCACTTCTGAGTGGGATAATCTGGCGCTGTTTTTGAAATCCGGCTCGCAGGCGGTCAAAACAGTATTCCCCGACAGTAAGGTGGTGCTGCATTTAGATGCCGGTGGTGATAATGAACGTTGTCGGCGCTGGTTTACAGAGGCGGTTCGTCATGATGTGCCGTTTGATGTGATTGGTCTTTCTTATTACCCCATTTGGCATGGCGCGATGCAAGCCTTGGCCGACAATATGGCGGATTTAAGCCAGCGTTTTGAACGTCCGGTCATGGTGGTGGAAACGGCGTATCCCTGGACGAAAGACGAAGGTGATGCACAACTTAATATTTATAAGCAAACCGGCCCGGAACCATGGCCAATGACACCGGAAGGACAAACGGCTTTTCTGTCAAAATTACTGCAGACAGTGAAACAGGTTCCACAACATAAAGGGCTTGGTTTTATCTATTGGGAACCGGATTTTATTCCGGTTGCGGGTGCTGGTTGGAAAAAAGGGGCCGGTGATGAATGGGATAATGTCACCTTGTTTGATTTTCATGGCAATGCGTTACCCGCGTTACATGCACTAAAACAAGAGGCGGCTCATGAGTGA